A window of Quercus robur chromosome 12, dhQueRobu3.1, whole genome shotgun sequence genomic DNA:
AAAACAATTGACCATGAAAGTAAGTCTCCTTTGATAGGACGGGTCCTTACACTTTTTGATAATAATTCAAAAGGTGTGGTGAAAAATCGGCACCTAAGAATATTCGTCCTAACTTTATCTTTAGGCCTTGCCATGAGCAATTGATTTCTTTATTTACTGGTCAATCACGATGGCACAAAATAATGGCCAATCATGATGGGCCCACTAAAGAGTAACGCAATGAGGGCAGGGGCATTTGAGAGAGATTCTGAAGTAGGTATTGCAATAGTCGACTTGAATGTAAATATGTAATACTGTAATTGCACGTGCGAGGACaatttttacttgtaatttcAAAATAACAGAGGAaaagtgtctttttttttttttttttttcacgagAGATTGATACTTGAGACGGttggtttcatttcaaaatttttagcatcaaccaaaaatgatgtgagtgcgatatttttaaatttactataattttttatttttttttaatttttcacataCTTCAAGTTATACATGCGAGAGCAACCTTAagtaaatacaagaaaattttgcaaaatagcATAGAGGCGTGTACACACAGCGCGCGCGCACACGTATAAGCTCACCCGTGGAAAGTTAGCATCTAAATAACTGCAAGTCTGAGAAATCAAGTAAACAAAATGCTCATCCAAATTATCCAATTCCATcccaaaaaatatatgcaaaatgTTCCTTCTTTTTATTACATCTTCAAAGCATTTGTATAACACACATTAATGACTTTGATTGGTTGATCTAACTGGGGAAAGATAAAACACATATAGATAAAACAcatctttattttaattaaggttttggTTATACAGCTGAgcagaaacaaaacaaagagaaaaggaaatagTAATACATACTGATCGAGGCCTTATTTTTATCAACCTCTCAAAgcctcaaaaacccaaaaaagactCTTTAATTACTCGTCACTCATACTTCCTACCATCTCTAGAGGGAAACGAGGTGACCCTACTGGGCAAAACACAACCCTATAATTAGTCCCACCAGGGCATGTGAATGTGCTTGTAGGATCATCCTGAGGGTAACTATAAGCATCTCTGCACCTATCCTTGAAGAACCTTGAGAAATTGGTGGGTCCACAGCTACCATACCCATTAGTACAACAATACTCATTGGTCTTGAAAACTGTACATGGGTTATTGCACCCACCTGGGGTCTTCAACTCATTGGGACACTGTCCATTAATATCAGCTGTGCACCTAATTCCACGACACCCACCACTAGTTGGGCTGAAGTCCATTGGAATATTGAACCCATCAACTAGGGAAATGTCAATGAAATCCTTGTTACCAAATTGGTTAAGTGCATATTCAGCTAAGGTGTTAGGAGGGACACCCCAGCCTTTACACTCTAGGACACCACCACAATCCCCAGTTTGGCAATGGC
This region includes:
- the LOC126709973 gene encoding pathogenesis-related protein R major form-like, which translates into the protein MRPLANLQLSIQFLLFTLFFISSHAAIFQIRNECPYTVWAAASPGGGRRLDRGQSWTLNVAAGTAMARIWGRTNCNFDGSGRGHCQTGDCGGVLECKGWGVPPNTLAEYALNQFGNKDFIDISLVDGFNIPMDFSPTSGGCRGIRCTADINGQCPNELKTPGGCNNPCTVFKTNEYCCTNGYGSCGPTNFSRFFKDRCRDAYSYPQDDPTSTFTCPGGTNYRVVFCPVGSPRFPLEMVGSMSDE